The genomic interval TGACTCATTAAGGAGGATTTTAgagtgtaaacatgtttttttctaagattttaccaCTAGATCTACTTTTTTGAAACACAGGACCCAAATTTGACCTTTGCAAGGATAAATATTCTGACCCAGTTTTGTCAAGTTTGTTTCATAAAATGCGGCTTCTCCAAAGCACAATAGTTTTATAAGATATAATTGTGTGAAAAAGTTTTTCTATAAGAATGATCAAGATTTGAGCCTACATGTAGGTCAGATATTTTTAAGATGAACATTGgaccaattttaatcaaaataaagtcataaatgtggtctctagagtggtaAAACgcaatttatttgatttataagAGCTTATTATTTATCAGCTACACAATATAAAAGATATAcaagacaagagcaccgcataacgggtgccacgctcggctacgggtgcagtttttaataaatgaaagcttgtcagattttttttattatatttttttaagaggtcacgatgaccttgacctttgacctagtgaccccaaaatggttgtggcatgtagaactcaaggtgcatctacatatgaagtttcaaagttgtaggcggaagcactttgattttagagccaatgttaaggtttaagcacgacgtggacggcggacgacacgacgagctggctatgacaatacctcgggttttctccgaaaacgccgagctaataaaataatcAAGGCAAGTTTTTGCAATACGGCATAGCCATAACTGATAATTTTTATCCATCAAAACATGGACAGAGTAAGATTATTTTAGCCTATGTTTTTTATTACTGGTAAATTTCATGATAATCTTGGAAcctagtacatgtataaaaactGTTGAGAATGTCAAACTGAACTAGACTGAGTAAAAGCAACTGTTTGCATTAACAGAGATTGTTGCATTTGTAGTTGTTAAAGGCCCGATATTTTCCTGAGTTAtagatttaaaaatgtacatgtgtatgtttaaaCACTAAAGCAATCTCGTGCTTAATCTATTCACCAACTTTTCTTAAATAATGTTAATTCCAAACCTCGCAAATTTGTTCAGAGACATAATGCCAAACAAACAGTATCAAGTTAGCAGAGTTCTAGAAAAACTGGGCCTAAAGCTCAtgcgttaagtgtcctcccagataagcctgtgcagtatgaacaagctaatcagggacaatggGGCAACACTTTCTGTTTGTATGGAATTGTTCTTTTAAGGGTAATCTTTACTAAATGAATATCCACTTTAGAGGGAAAGTGTTGTTTGTGATTAGCccgtgcaaactgcacaggctaatctgggataagattttaggcacatgcataaagtccagtTTCTGCAGACTGAGGCTCTAATGCTGACGAGAAACATCTATCTTAGAGTTCATGAATGGTGTTGGAGGAGTCTCATAAACCACACTGGAGATGGGCTTTAGGGGTTTGCGAGGACGCCAAGTCGTGTGAAACTTCTGACCTCCATTCTGACGTCCTGCCTTGCTTCCAAACACCTTAAACCCAGAAAGTGTCTCCAAGCTAGAGGGCAATATCTTCGGCAACGGTGGGGGTAGACTATCGAGTTTATTGTGCGACATTGTAATGTTAGCAATGTTATGTACGTTTTCGTTTTGCGAGTAATTTTGAGCAAATTTTGGTGCTGGTGGTTTCACATTTGGAATGTCCTCTGCGGCAAACAATGCATTTGACCCGCGATGAAATGATTTAGCTGCCAAGTTGAGTTTGTAGTTTTGTACTGAGGCTCGGTTTTTACCAGTAAATGCCCAACAAACAGGGGACTTGCCTTTACCTCTTGGATCTCGCCTCTGGAGTTTAGTCGCTTCCTTCAATCTTTCTTCTCTTTTCTTTTGACCATACTTCTCAGTTTTCAGGTGGTTTTTAACACTCAATTCAAGATCTTTGTCAAAATTGGCAAaacaattttcattgattttcGCTCTTGTTTTGGGGTCTGTTGAATCCTGATCCTCATCAAGATTGTGCTTGTAAACAGACTCTGCAATATCCTTGAGCAAAAGAGATGAATTTATTTCATCTAGGTGATCTAAATCTATTGGTCCATCAACTAATCTTGTGTTAAACACCCCATAATAATCTGGATCTGACTCACTGATTTGTAAAGCATCTTTACCTCCAAGCAGCTCGCTTAAATTTGATGTTCCATACATGAAACTCTTGTGATCAATTTCAGTCAGTAGTTTTCTCCTGTTCTCCACAGCAATCCCTGCTTCAGCTTCATCATTATTTTCAAACTGATCAAAAGATCTTAGTTTGAGCTCTTCTAATGGTTCATTTGTATcattttcaatttcattattttgctGCTCTTCGCTTGTCTCAGAGTACCTGACATTTTCTTCTGATTTATCGTTTTCCTCACATGGCAGATCAGCTAGGACACCAAGTTCTTGATCAATGTATTCATCTATCTTTCTTTCATTATCTGTCTGTTCTGCATCTTTATTTCTTCTATTGCTTTCTCCACCAAAACAACTtccatttacattaaaattaatattaccACCGTCACCATTACCATTTTCTCTCCCtgacttatcatcatcattatcatcacctgAGTTACCGCTCCCTTTATTAATATCATCTTTGTTATTACCGGAATCATTCGAATCCTGATATGAATCTTGGCCCAAAAAATTGAAGAGACCGGCATCGGCCTGTGGCTCCATTAATGTATCCCTGAAGAAAACCACTATAACAGAAATGTTATCCTGAGAATCGCTGTCTTTCGCGTACTGCACCAAATGTTTTGCAACACCCTTTAAATCGCCGTCATTTTCCATCACGTAGTTATACACTAGGCGTGGTAGTTCCTGCTCTGTAACTGCGTCCCACAATCCATCGCAGGCCAGAACCATGTACTCTTCTGTGCCGTCAAACTTGATGTTCAGGACTTCGGCATCACTCGAGACAAACGGTTTGTATTGTACATCACCTGTATGAAAAATCAATGAGAAAGAAATATAAGTACTAATATTAAATAAGATGAACTAGAAGAGTtcgcctttggcgagcttactaacgaatttcctgcacaagtttaataaaatatggtataaaatgacaaccagtgacagatcttttttatcacatgcttttaaatgagcaaattaaataaatatttacgcaaacataatgattaatcctgAATGTTGAttacatttcatgacgtcatttgacgttgcaacgtcatttcagcaaaatacatttgtaacaaattgcgattggtcaatctaacgaaaataagccaatgaaaacgctttaaaagtatattacacatgtgtaagataaaaatatatgttatggtattattacatgggaaacagggtatggcatgtaaTACAACACGACAGGCTGATGACAGGAATCAACAGCGCTTCCATAAAGAGGTGGAAAACAAATGAACAGACAGCCTGATAGACAGAAATACACATGTTCATGGTGATTCCAGTATACCCCTGTTAACTTCATATCGGCATATAATAACCTCAGATGATTGCGCATGGTGATTAATAACTCTGGTTCATCCCTCCAGAAACATTATTGTTAGAGTTAAGCACCTCACAGTAATCCAACAAACATTAATATGGGCTGTCAGACACAGCAAAAGCCCGTCAGCCCGTTGAACATTGCCGACGCACAATGAAAAAGGCTGACGGTGAAATGCAAGATTGTCGGACTTACTGTCCGGATATTTTTGCTTTCAAAATGTGTAACCCACTTGCCATTTTTACAACAACATTATTTCGTGGTTACCGGATTATGATATTTCCGTatataaaaaagttcattttcACCAAATTTGGCAAGACATATGTAGAACATTGCAGAATTAATACATTCATAGAATTATTCCAAATGTGAATGGGGCCTCTCGCATAGCTGCGAAAGTTGACAAACATTTACGATTTTTCCTTGCGTTGCacacatgttgcaaatatcccaAGATGTCggacaataaaaagaaattacgttGATCAGCCAAAATgaaaattaacaacagcaacgcataacgggtgccacgcttcgCTGCGGGTgcttttttgaagaaatgaaagcttgtcagaattgttCTTTTTGatgtttagaggtcacagtgaccttgacctttgacctagtgacccaaatatgggtgtggagtgtagaactcatcaaggtgcagctacatatgcagtttcaaagttgtaggtggaagcactatgattttagagccaatgttaaaaaccttgacaaaatgttaaggtttagcaCAACGCGGATGGCGGACGACATGATGACGGAAaccacgagctggctatgacaataccgtgggttttctcagaaaacagccgagctaaaaatcaaatcaaCGATGGACATCATGTAATTAGCATGGATTAATGAAAAGCATTTGTCATTGAACGATGGAGAATATGTTTTAGATACAACAAgattattgccaagcaatattattcccctaccagctccaccatggtcagaatttttttattatcatttttttatttgtttccatagcaaccagaatttttgatgtaggaacaaaatgaaatgacgtgtatagtgtccatattgccatctatccatgtttcaactttcatgaaaaattattatgaactgactgacacacagagcgcaaaccataagtcccctccggtgaaaccggtaggggacaattaacaCATTGTTATTAGAAATTTATGAAGGTCAAAGAATAAGTGTTCATAATATAAATTTCATTCTACTCACGAAaagaaatctaaaaaaaatatcgttTGAAAATAGAAACAGACAAACATGATTCCATTTATATGTTcatggatctgtgtataatcagattcatgtgcatattctgctttattatgtttgtcattccAAACAGTTTACTGTTACAACATAATAAAAGGtaaaggtatttaatttatttataaatcatcaataaaactcaattatgtatgtttataagtgtaaatatttttcccaaactGAAAAAAACGCTTAATTTATTCCTTCAAATCAGGCTGTTCACACTTTTTTGCCTTTTCATAAATTAACCACATGTTAACATTCCCTTTGTGCATCCACTATGCAATGTCCATCCAGGTTAAACCACTTAAAATTGATGCCTGTGAAATTAACAACTGGCCTTTAAATTATTTCTCCTCTTAGGgcagtctggcctgtaaattgtgacagtctttcgccatgtctgggccgtgctctgtgaaaagggggttaaatgtatgtctgtaaagtgtcctcccagataagcctgtgtagtccacacaggcttatcagggacgacactttccgctttaatggtatttttctttaacagaagtctcttcttagcaaaaatctagtttaggcggaaagtgcgactgaacgggctaatctgggatgacacttaacgtacatgcatttaaaCTCGCTTTTCACAGAACACAAGGGCAAATCCATAAGCAACCAGGGCTTGCACTAGGGGGCGACGTCAGCGAAAAAGTCACTTCCTTACGCCAATCTTTgcctaaaatttaagaaattgtagataaaaagcgacttTCAGTCTCCCTCTTACAGGAATTTGATAACATCCAGTTTTCTCGATGTCAAGGTCTGATtcaattttccaatacacactATCGCAGCCCGGAGCCTGTCGCAATTGAGCGacaggtaatttgaggtaaaccccGCCCCTGATTCTCTCAACCTCTGAACTTATCCAATCGGTGATCGATACTCGTCTAGTCAGCGTTCAACTCGAATGCAGTCACATGCAAGCGGGGTGATAATTGAAGTTTGCTTCTGTCTGTCATGTGAAACTGATTTGAAAGTGATAACAGATAATCCACAGGGCTGATATTGCCatattaattgataaattaaagTGATTACAATTAATTATCGTATCATATACTTGTGATCTTTTGTCGGCAAGAATGGTTGCTTTATGCTGATGTTTCGGGGAATGTTTTTGAAACGCAAAAAGGTGCAATAATTTTGCAGCGAGTAAATGGGATACGTAAGGTAAGTTATGCAAACAAAAGAAACTTGAGTTATTGTAATTAATTTTCAGTGTGCGCAAaaaatttatcattatttttggtcattagTCCTTCTGAAACTAAACAGACTTCACATactaaaatgtctttaaaatcatGGCTAAATGGTCAATCACCCAAAACTGGGTCAAAGCAAAAAATTGACGATGAAAAAGAAGGTTCACCAGAGAAATTCACTAAAACACTCAGTTAAGATTTGTTTGACTGGTATGTCAAAGACAATACTGGTCTATGACACTGCACGATCTGCAGGTATGTTCAGTAAACTAAGGCTATAAGTTTGTTTTGTAGATGTGTTTTACGTATCCGCggacgattattattattataaatgtcaaTGACGCATCTTTGTTCACTATTACTAAATTTGTGTTGAATAATCTAGTTGATTGCTTTCAATATTTTCTGTCCAAGCCTCCCTAAAGCCTCCTCACTTCttcctaaatcagtgtccagggagaagtcagttctccctaaaatttgagcccagcaTGAGCCCTGCAGCAACCCCTATGAAATAGTAGCAACAAATCTGTTATGCCTCGCTCAGGGAGCACAGAAACTACAAGTATGTAGAGAGTACCTATAGCTCTGGAGACCGCCAGATTGCCACCTACTCGCCACATGTCCGCAACCAGCGCTACATAGCCTCCTGCTTCCTCAATACGGTCTCGCTCATCCTACGATACAAAAATCTACTTGAGACACGCTcctggaaaatggggcttaatgcatgtgcgtaaagtgtggtcctaGATTGGCCTGTGCGGTATGCACAGGTTTATCAGCTACAATATTTGTCAGATTTTATAGCGTTTTTCTTTGAGAAATCTCTTTTAAGCGACAATATTTGTCAGATTTTAtagcgtttttttttttttgagaaatCTCTTCTAAGCGACAATATTTGTCAGATTTTATAGCGTTTTTCTTTGAGAAATCTCTTTTAAGCTAAAATCCAGATAaggcagaaagtgatgtcccttaTTATAATAGCCTGTGAGGACagaaaatgcattaagcccagttttctcagaacaaggctcacctAAATTGCATACTTTAAATGGGAAGGAAGTGCatttatacatgttattgtaTGAAAGCAATGCATTATGTATTGTGTATTAAAAGCTATGGTTTccctttttattataaaatacatgttgATAAGTTATACAtctcattttcttttatttttacaaaGCAACAAAAAATGGGGTGAGCACAAAATGCatagcttttttaaataaaagtcataACAAATTGAATGAGAACATGTTGGTAAATTACATATTAGAGACAAACAAGTTAACTCTGTAAAAAGTGAAATACTGGAATAATTTTTGAAGGGTACAGGCTGCACTTAGAGTACCTGTACTCCATATGCATTTTATAGTACAAAAAAGAAACCGTCCGAGACGGTAGATGCttcccaaagtgttttttttgtcacaatattgcactatataatcAGATAAAAGTAAACGTCtggtagttggggggacaagaattgcactatatgtacagttaatggaaaatttaaaacGGCCAtacctctgtgaaaaatcatctgaccagaaccggctgataatatgcacatctcctcttagtagtgaagcttcccataaagttaaattgaattccggtcattaattgctgagaaatagcccggccaaaaattgtgcacggacggacacacgcatggacagacgaagcggcgacaatatgctcccccaaaaaaattttgggAGGagaattataaagcatttttaagaCTATGACAGGCCTAGCAAAACAAGATTGCTGATGTTTATAGCACAGTCTTGCCCTTCCAAATGCATTTAATTGAGGCAAAATTATAAGTTTCAAATGAAAGCAAAACTTACGAATTTCCTTTCAAGAATAATGAAATCATAATATCTGATTTATTTTGTACAAGCTTACAAACCAGACTTTTTTATTGCCATGCAGATGCAATTGTAAAACATTTTGAAAGTAGATGGAACATGCATGGAAAACTTATACAATGTGTCgcattctaagaaaactgggcataatgcctgtgcgtaaagtgttgtcccagattagcctgtgctgtccacacaggctaatcagggatgacactttccgcataaacaagatttttggtaagaagggacttcctttaaacgaaaaatactataaaagcagaaagtgttgtccctattaagcctgtgcggactgcacagggtaatctgagacgacactacgcacatgcattattcccagttttctcagaacgcgactcctaTGATAAACCGATCACTCaatttttcatttaacatataCAGTTAATACTTTCTATAAGCGCAATATTTGGTTGCCCTAAAGCAACACTTAACATTTATCAGTTGTTTCAAAGTTGTCAAATATTTTTCCCCACATGTTTGCCCAAGAAACATTGACAAATCAGCATCGTTCTGTGAACAATGGGCTTTATATATTATGTAatctcatcccagattagcctgtgcagtcagcaaaagCTGGCCTATCCATTTTGttgaatttttcatttgaaggagGGCTAttctcaacaaaaatccagtttaggcagacaGTGCATACTGccctggctaatctgggatgacacttaaggcacatgcattaactctttgcatgctggaaaatttgttgtctgctaaaatgtcgtctgctgaatttctaaaattagcattttctttgattttttttcaaagaatagtatcagaatagcaaacagtttggatcctgatgagacgccacgttctgtggcatctcatctggatccaaactgtttgcaaaggcctttaaaatttggttcccgcactgaaagggttaactctttcccactcagagacaAAGCAAAAAtttgcctttaaaacttgaatctattaggaaaggtctttaattaaatgttatgttCTGGGGGACTACAAATATGTCACAACAGCACTGCATAGCCGGTGCCAACGCTCggttgcgggtgcagttttgaataaatgaaagcttttcagaaaaaagcactttgattttagagcctatgttaaagttttaaataAGAGGTcaaggtgaccttgacctttgacctagtgacccaaaaatgggtgtggcatgtagaacttatcaaggtgcatgtacatatgaagtttcaatgttgtaggtggaaacactttgattttataacctatgttaaagttttatattagaggtcacagtgaccttgacctttgacctagtgacccaaaaatgtggcatgtagaactcatcaaggcgcATCTGAAgcttcaatgttgtaggtggaaacactttgattttagagcaaatgttaaggttttagcacggcagaCGGTGGATGgcggatgacgagctggctatgataatacctcGGAGTTTCGCCAATAACAGCCCAGTTAAAACAacaaatctaagtggtaaaatgaTTAAGCCCTAATTTCACAGAGGAAGGCTTATATGGAGAAAGCCCAGACTAACCTGCCTCTCCGGCTTGTGGGGCTCCATCTTTGTTACAACTCTACCATCCTTCACCAGCATGGCCTGGGAATCTCCAAGCCACCCCAGGTACACACTGCTCCCCCGCAACAAGGCCGTCACACCCGTACAGCCACTGCGCCATTGCTAGGCAACAAAAGGGTGGAAAAGGGAGTTAGTTTGcaataactgggcttaatgcatgggcataaaatgtcgtcccagattagcctacgcagtctGCAAAGGCCAATCTGGCACTACACTTTGCGCTTTTCTGGAATTTTCTCTTTTTATAAGAAATCCAGttttagcagaaagtgttgtcccagactagcctgttcatactgcacaggctgatctaagAAGACACTTTAAACCCATGCATTACACCCAGTTTTCCCCTACAAGGCTAAATTTAACAGAAGCAGTAAAAAAATTCACTATTGAATAAACACAAGAATAAATCTATTCAATGAAAAGAAAGTTCTTAACATTTACaggaaattttataaaaaaatagacaCATTTATGTTCATGGTACACATAACAATTTCTTGGGAAGATTTTTCTGGTTACtgcttaaataaaattaaaatggcaAGAATGTAGACAGGAAAAAAAGGAgcatatttacattaaatattattaactttcttttttatagaaacaaaagAATCCATTAGTTGTTTATTACACATACGGTAAATAAGCATCAACAAgtatatgaatttaaaaaaaataaataatccacTATGATGAAAAGAGCAGGTTTACTGATTAGCTATACTTACAAAGAGTAGTAATGAAAAGTAAGTGAAAAGCTTAAGTGAAATGTAGCTATACAATTATTATGTAAGCCATTATAACTTACTAAGTAGATACATGGTACATTTATACaactggtacatgtatgtatgaagataaataaaattgctatttttagGTCACAGATTTAAAGATAAAAACCTACAAAACGAGAACTCTGGGCTTCTTGTTGACAATAAGTTATGTAAAATAATACTTCATGTATATAGTAAATGCATCATAAAGATTAACACGTTGATATATTTTATGTCACAAGTAATACCAACAGAAAATAATCATTTGCTGGGTAAAGGAAActgtaaatgtacatgtaaataataagtttttttttaatggaacaaACATAACATCATCTGTTATTACTGGTCATCAATGACTGATGTTATCTTTGTAAAAAGAGTGGAGAACGCAGGTTTTCTCACAATTTTATCTGTACCAGGAAAttgtcattaaaaacaaatacacactTCATGTAAGTGGCAATTTCAGTACATTTCAGGCTATAATGTTATCAATGGTTGTAATATTGGTAGAAAAAGTTGATCATGCAATGAAtaaggcagtccgcacaggctaatcagggatgacactttccgcctttatggtatttttgttaacagaaagtctcttcttagcaaatatccagtttaggcggaaagtgtcgtccatgattagcctgtacagactttactcacatgcattaaacccccttttcacagagcacagcccatatgtaGGGACAAGGGCAAATCcattattttactgatttatggcttgtttaatattgataatgcaAAAAACACCATCAATATTGAATAACAAACCTGCATTTATTTAGCCCTgggaattgtttttttaattacaacaaactatttaaattccatgacttacaaaatattttaaatcacacATAAACATTCAAGAATTTGAATATCATTCATATAActttttagaaaacaaaaaatgagaAATAAGAAACCAGTTATACTTAATGAACTTTTTCTTGCCAAAAAATGGATTCAGAGTAAAAacctttttaaaattcaaaatcatatcAATCATTCACTGCTACTCatcattttcttatatatttcaaacaagagcaccgcataacaggtgccacgctctgctgcaaaagcttgtcagatttctttttttttcttttttagaggtcacagtgaccttgacctttgacctagtgacccaaaatggatgtggcgtgtagaactcatcaaggtgcatctacatatgaagtttcaaagttgtaggtggaagcactttgattttagagcgaatgttaaggtgtatgttaaagtttgatattagatgtcacagtgaccttgacctttgacctagtgacccaaaagggggtgtggcgtgtagaactcatcaaggcgcatgtacatatgaagtttcaatgttgtagctggaagcactttgattttagagccaatgttaaggttttagcacgacgcctacggcggacaagctggctatgacaatagctcgggttttctccgaaaacagactcccttaaaaaataaaaactctACCTCTTGTATTGCTTTGACAATAAACTGCTCATCTGTGACTTTGAAGGCTTTCTTGCAAGCCATTGCGGGATCCTGAGCAAGGCCACATCTGTGGACCAGATTGCAGTGGAGGTGCTTGGCAGCAAAAATGGGGGCATCTGTGCCTGCATGGCCATCAAACACAGCGTAGAAGGCCTGGGGTGGTTGATCCTACAGGATTTCAGAAAAGTTGTTCAAATGTTTGTTTATGGAAATGACATGGAAAACTTTCTCAAGAacgtacatgtatatagatttgTACTCGCGAACCTTATATTTTATCTGGCATTGTGCAGACCTCATCCGAACAATAGTGGGCATAATCCCACTAAAATGCTGGCAACAGTTATAGGTCTTCAATATATGTAGAAGATATAGAGATATTGAAAATAGCTTCATGTGAATATTAACCAAAAATGTCAGATTACAAAATTATGCATAATAATGAAACAGCAAGGCAGagctatgaaatttggtcagtaaaCCCACCCAATGGACCAAAACAaacataactagagctttgtcacagacgtgacgaatacccccacatgtcgcattgacacataatattttgcatgttgtcttcacaaaaaacagcagacaccttGCTCAATTTTTACAGGttattttttccactttttggaaagatagcccatggctttggtat from Dreissena polymorpha isolate Duluth1 chromosome 1, UMN_Dpol_1.0, whole genome shotgun sequence carries:
- the LOC127871918 gene encoding uncharacterized protein LOC127871918, producing the protein MESQKSQDFKQFLKEFCDEFKKKCETDDSIPLRVANPRITPSELEGECLDWCLDHLSARGCPTGFSSLIARDVFTRLLAGDLQQFCTENSLNNGGDSETTGGKDERNEQYKKVKEYDAEILQKHLLLLLEAVCKLWLANFPVFSVSGREPVVSFHAIKNTRRKMEDTHVIIPDLNALFGITDQPPQAFYAVFDGHAGTDAPIFAAKHLHCNLVHRCGLAQDPAMACKKAFKVTDEQFIVKAIQEQWRSGCTGVTALLRGSSVYLGWLGDSQAMLVKDGRVVTKMEPHKPERQDERDRIEEAGGYVALVADMWRVGGNLAVSRAIGDVQYKPFVSSDAEVLNIKFDGTEEYMVLACDGLWDAVTEQELPRLVYNYVMENDGDLKGVAKHLVQYAKDSDSQDNISVIVVFFRDTLMEPQADAGLFNFLGQDSYQDSNDSGNNKDDINKGSGNSGDDNDDDKSGRENGNGDGGNINFNVNGSCFGGESNRRNKDAEQTDNERKIDEYIDQELGVLADLPCEENDKSEENVRYSETSEEQQNNEIENDTNEPLEELKLRSFDQFENNDEAEAGIAVENRRKLLTEIDHKSFMYGTSNLSELLGGKDALQISESDPDYYGVFNTRLVDGPIDLDHLDEINSSLLLKDIAESVYKHNLDEDQDSTDPKTRAKINENCFANFDKDLELSVKNHLKTEKYGQKKREERLKEATKLQRRDPRGKGKSPVCWAFTGKNRASVQNYKLNLAAKSFHRGSNALFAAEDIPNVKPPAPKFAQNYSQNENVHNIANITMSHNKLDSLPPPLPKILPSSLETLSGFKVFGSKAGRQNGGQKFHTTWRPRKPLKPISSVVYETPPTPFMNSKIDVSRQH